In a genomic window of Streptomyces katrae:
- a CDS encoding FAD binding domain-containing protein: protein MSTEPALTDLSAAVLARGGELRAGGTDTTARQRAGLSPGPFTDLSGVSHLRGCTGLPGGGLRIGALTTLAELARDPRVREGWPALALAAGSTATPQIRAAGTLGGNLLQRNRCWYYRNPHIGCLQKGGTGCPAREGDHHYGVVAGEGPCVAPHPSTLAVALLAYDAEAEVHGESPRPVAALYGDGSRLHDVDHLLPPGRVLTSVRLPAALPGERAACHRAISRARAEWPLVEAVARLALQGSTITRAAVAAGGVARVPLRLPEVEEALTGREATPAVLAEAAGAVLGRCRPLRHTGYKTTLFRDTVLEVLERAAAPGPRPGEAVSGSRPPGP from the coding sequence GTGAGCACCGAGCCCGCCCTCACCGACCTGTCGGCCGCCGTCCTGGCGCGCGGCGGGGAGCTGCGCGCCGGAGGCACCGACACCACCGCCCGGCAGCGTGCGGGCCTGTCCCCCGGCCCGTTCACCGACCTGTCCGGGGTCTCCCACCTGCGGGGCTGCACCGGCCTGCCCGGTGGCGGGCTGCGCATCGGCGCCCTGACCACCCTCGCCGAACTGGCCCGCGACCCGCGGGTGCGGGAGGGCTGGCCGGCGCTGGCGCTCGCGGCGGGAAGCACGGCCACCCCGCAGATCCGCGCCGCCGGGACCCTGGGCGGCAACCTGCTCCAGCGCAACCGCTGCTGGTACTACCGCAACCCGCACATCGGCTGCCTGCAGAAGGGCGGCACCGGCTGCCCCGCCCGCGAGGGCGACCACCACTACGGGGTGGTGGCCGGCGAGGGCCCGTGCGTGGCCCCGCACCCCTCGACCCTCGCCGTGGCCCTGCTGGCCTACGACGCGGAGGCCGAGGTGCACGGTGAATCCCCGCGCCCCGTCGCCGCGTTGTACGGGGACGGCAGCCGGCTGCACGACGTCGACCACCTGCTGCCGCCCGGCCGGGTCCTCACCTCGGTGCGGCTGCCCGCCGCGCTGCCCGGCGAACGCGCCGCCTGCCACCGGGCCATCAGCCGGGCCCGCGCCGAGTGGCCGCTGGTCGAGGCCGTCGCCCGGCTCGCGCTCCAGGGCTCGACGATCACCCGTGCCGCCGTCGCCGCGGGCGGGGTGGCCCGGGTCCCGCTGCGGCTGCCGGAGGTGGAGGAGGCCCTGACCGGCCGCGAGGCCACCCCGGCGGTCCTCGCCGAGGCGGCCGGGGCGGTCCTCGGGCGCTGCCGTCCCCTGCGGCACACCGGCTACAAGACCACCCTCTTCCGCGACACCGTCCTGGAGGTCCTGGAACGGGCCGCCGCCCCCGGGCCGCGTCCCGGGGAGGCGGTCAGCGGGTCCCGCCCTCCGGGGCCGTGA
- a CDS encoding DMT family transporter, translating into MPVVGGLSARALSGERLTPRWLAGTGCAVLGIALVLLPGSGATADLPGVLFGVVAGASFGVYIAATKELGARGADLGAAAPVSVLCAGLLVSPYLLVAPGGLATVRSAALIGWLGLGTTALGYLLFTRGVGRLSAATTGTLSLTEPLVATVLGVAVLGERPGPSAAAGAALLLLGLVLVSLPERHRRPRTAPAPHTEPEPATRRP; encoded by the coding sequence GTGCCCGTGGTCGGCGGCCTGTCCGCCCGGGCCCTGTCCGGGGAGCGGCTGACACCCCGCTGGCTGGCCGGGACCGGCTGCGCCGTGCTCGGCATCGCCCTGGTGCTGCTGCCCGGCAGCGGGGCCACCGCGGACCTGCCGGGTGTGCTGTTCGGCGTCGTGGCGGGGGCGAGTTTCGGCGTGTACATCGCCGCCACGAAGGAACTGGGGGCGCGTGGAGCCGACCTCGGCGCCGCGGCCCCCGTGAGCGTGCTGTGCGCCGGGCTGCTGGTCTCCCCGTACCTGCTGGTGGCCCCCGGGGGCCTGGCCACCGTCCGCTCGGCCGCCCTGATCGGCTGGCTCGGCCTGGGCACCACCGCCCTCGGGTACCTGCTGTTCACCCGGGGCGTCGGCCGGCTCAGCGCCGCCACGACGGGGACGCTGAGCCTGACCGAACCGCTGGTCGCGACGGTGCTCGGGGTCGCGGTGCTGGGCGAGCGGCCGGGACCGTCCGCGGCGGCCGGGGCGGCGCTGCTGCTGCTCGGGCTGGTCCTCGTGTCCCTCCCCGAGCGCCACCGCCGGCCGCGGACCGCACCGGCCCCGCACACCGAGCCGGAACCGGCGACCCGCAGGCCCTAG
- a CDS encoding TOMM precursor leader peptide-binding protein translates to MTGSGPLGPLRVPVLAPEDALAAAAGPAVVLLERWTLGLAEELSRHALGHPVEWVPVRFDGPLAVVGPVLAPGAAACLCCTEYQRLATAGGRVPWRSPALALAGVPAPALSAALGSLVQDLLAGEEPGREDGAAVVHVVHQGRGTWSTHRVRPVGGCAVCHPLPADSATAPDPLPAAPRPLPDPYVLRAPNPRTAGPGLLREALHDERFGPVRRLFRSEDSAFSLTSAFVSDGRLVDDGGYGRAHDFATSERIALFEAVERYAGMRPTGRRTDLRAPFAALGPDRALDPGRLGLPDPAHHGHPASPTVPYTPDLELDWVRGWSLTRRRPVLVPEHVAYWDVPGAGGPRVVYESSNGCGLGNSPEEAALYGLFEVAERDAFLMAWYAATPLRRVEPPPDDRDTALLADRAAVAGYRLLLLDATNDFGIPAVVAVCHYEGTHPDAPRMFLAAGAHHDPRAAIRSAVAEVVTNVLESPGRSFAEDGARDPRRLRPMLDRPELVVGLDDHVGVNALPQAAPRLAFLLADTPSVPVAAAWPGAPEPVADLAALLTATVDRLAATGLEVVTVDQSEPGLRDRLGLHCVKVVVPGSLPMTFGHVNRRTRGLPRLLDVPHRLGRTPRPLRHEDLALHPHPFP, encoded by the coding sequence ATGACCGGCTCCGGCCCCCTGGGGCCCCTCCGCGTACCCGTCCTGGCACCCGAGGACGCGCTCGCCGCTGCCGCCGGGCCGGCGGTGGTGCTGCTGGAGCGGTGGACGCTGGGGCTCGCCGAGGAGCTGAGCCGGCACGCGCTCGGCCACCCCGTCGAGTGGGTCCCCGTCCGCTTCGACGGGCCGCTCGCCGTCGTCGGGCCGGTGCTGGCCCCCGGGGCGGCGGCCTGCCTGTGCTGCACCGAGTACCAGCGCCTGGCCACGGCCGGCGGCCGGGTGCCCTGGCGGAGCCCGGCGCTCGCGCTGGCCGGCGTACCCGCCCCGGCCCTGTCCGCCGCCCTCGGCTCCCTGGTCCAGGACCTGCTGGCCGGGGAGGAGCCCGGCCGGGAGGACGGGGCGGCCGTCGTGCACGTCGTCCACCAGGGGCGCGGCACCTGGTCCACCCACCGCGTCCGTCCCGTCGGCGGCTGCGCCGTCTGCCACCCCCTCCCCGCCGACTCCGCGACCGCCCCGGACCCGCTGCCCGCCGCGCCCCGCCCGCTGCCCGACCCGTACGTGCTGCGCGCCCCCAATCCCCGCACCGCCGGTCCCGGACTCCTGCGGGAGGCGCTGCACGACGAACGGTTCGGGCCGGTGCGCCGCCTCTTCCGCTCCGAGGACTCCGCCTTCTCCCTCACGAGCGCGTTCGTCAGCGACGGCCGGCTCGTCGACGACGGCGGGTACGGCCGCGCCCACGACTTCGCGACCAGCGAGCGCATCGCCCTCTTCGAGGCCGTCGAACGGTACGCGGGGATGCGCCCCACCGGCCGGCGCACCGACCTGCGCGCCCCCTTCGCCGCACTCGGCCCCGACCGGGCCCTGGACCCCGGACGGCTCGGCCTGCCCGACCCCGCCCACCACGGGCACCCGGCCTCGCCCACCGTCCCCTACACGCCCGATCTGGAGCTGGACTGGGTACGGGGCTGGTCGCTGACCCGGCGCCGCCCGGTCCTCGTACCCGAGCACGTGGCCTACTGGGACGTGCCCGGCGCCGGCGGGCCGCGCGTGGTGTACGAGTCCTCCAACGGCTGCGGTCTCGGCAACAGCCCCGAAGAGGCCGCGCTCTACGGCCTGTTCGAGGTCGCGGAGCGCGACGCCTTCCTGATGGCCTGGTACGCCGCCACCCCCCTGCGCCGCGTCGAACCGCCCCCGGACGACCGGGACACGGCGCTCCTCGCGGACCGGGCCGCCGTCGCGGGCTACCGGCTGCTGTTGCTCGACGCGACCAACGACTTCGGCATCCCGGCGGTCGTGGCCGTCTGCCACTACGAGGGCACCCACCCCGACGCGCCCCGGATGTTCCTCGCGGCCGGCGCCCACCACGATCCGCGGGCCGCGATCCGCTCCGCCGTGGCGGAGGTGGTCACCAACGTCCTGGAGTCGCCGGGGCGGTCCTTCGCCGAGGACGGCGCACGCGACCCGCGGCGGCTGCGGCCCATGCTGGACCGGCCGGAGCTGGTGGTCGGCCTGGACGACCACGTCGGGGTCAACGCCCTCCCGCAGGCGGCCCCCCGGCTGGCGTTCCTCCTCGCCGACACCCCCTCCGTGCCGGTCGCGGCGGCCTGGCCGGGCGCGCCGGAACCGGTCGCCGACCTCGCCGCCCTGCTCACGGCGACCGTGGACAGGCTGGCCGCGACGGGTCTGGAGGTGGTCACCGTCGACCAGAGCGAACCGGGACTGCGCGACCGGCTCGGCCTGCACTGCGTGAAGGTCGTCGTCCCCGGCTCGCTGCCGATGACCTTCGGACACGTCAACCGGCGCACCCGCGGCCTGCCCCGGCTGCTCGACGTGCCCCACCGGCTGGGCCGCACCCCCCGGCCGCTGCGCCACGAGGACCTGGCCCTCCACCCGCACCCCTTCCCCTGA
- a CDS encoding lantibiotic dehydratase C-terminal domain-containing protein: MRPHDHALDVVAYYHHPDKAPLLRGALLPLAESATADGLAAHVERHWLHGPHLRLRLQGPPRQVTRTAGSAAAALRDWLRDHPSHADLTGAQLLERAAEAGRAELVPPPYGPVHPDNTVRTEPVDRSSVRGLLGEDGAGLRDDLLRAGLGALRAGAGFLGEHGDGAQARIRLAVTALAAHASAHPGGLAGGHWSYVSHLEDFLVHDDPDGRLRARFEQHAERAGAAVTALVGRIAEGGALGWERAWPEFSAGAWRLARARHDAGADLSGSPAEYGARALATGDRGAAERWNHGLRTRYSEFHRLLSRADPHGRMFTSPDYLVYRACTNALYRLLAICDVRPLERYLAAHLVVSAVPGLTGSDWRTEVGEAIDAVEGRA, translated from the coding sequence ATGCGTCCCCACGACCACGCCCTCGACGTGGTGGCCTACTACCACCACCCCGACAAGGCCCCCCTGCTGCGCGGAGCCCTGCTGCCCCTCGCCGAGTCGGCCACGGCCGACGGACTCGCCGCCCACGTGGAACGGCACTGGCTGCACGGCCCCCACCTGCGGCTGCGCCTCCAGGGACCGCCCCGCCAGGTGACCCGGACCGCCGGCTCCGCCGCGGCCGCGCTCCGCGACTGGCTCCGCGACCACCCCTCGCACGCCGACCTCACCGGGGCACAGCTGCTGGAACGGGCCGCCGAGGCCGGCCGCGCCGAGCTCGTACCCCCGCCCTACGGGCCGGTCCACCCCGACAACACCGTCCGTACCGAGCCCGTCGACCGCTCCTCCGTCCGCGGCCTCCTCGGCGAGGACGGCGCCGGCCTGCGCGACGACCTGCTCCGGGCGGGCCTGGGCGCGCTGCGGGCCGGCGCCGGCTTCCTCGGGGAGCACGGCGACGGCGCGCAGGCCCGGATCCGGCTCGCGGTCACCGCCCTCGCCGCGCACGCGAGCGCCCACCCCGGCGGGCTGGCCGGCGGCCACTGGTCGTACGTCTCCCACCTGGAGGACTTCCTCGTCCACGACGACCCCGACGGCCGGCTGCGCGCCCGCTTCGAGCAGCACGCCGAACGCGCCGGCGCGGCGGTGACCGCCCTCGTCGGGCGGATCGCCGAGGGCGGTGCGCTGGGCTGGGAACGGGCCTGGCCGGAGTTCTCGGCCGGCGCCTGGCGGCTGGCGCGCGCCCGCCACGACGCGGGCGCGGACCTCTCCGGCAGCCCGGCCGAGTACGGCGCCCGCGCCCTGGCCACCGGCGACCGCGGGGCGGCGGAACGCTGGAACCACGGACTGCGCACCCGCTACAGCGAGTTCCACCGGCTGCTGAGCCGCGCCGACCCGCACGGGCGGATGTTCACCAGCCCCGACTACCTCGTGTACCGGGCCTGCACCAACGCCCTGTACCGGCTCCTCGCCATCTGCGACGTCCGGCCGCTGGAGCGGTACCTGGCGGCGCACCTGGTCGTGAGCGCCGTACCCGGGCTGACCGGCAGCGACTGGCGCACGGAGGTCGGCGAGGCCATCGACGCGGTGGAGGGCCGGGCATGA
- a CDS encoding FUSC family protein translates to MGGVPRRWLPPGYAASGVRAVRVTLVAAAGFYLFLYGFGSSVAATYALFSAVALAGLSRIPGTGPQRAATVLRLVPACWLLVVAGTFLSVRTWSAVAGMLVIGFVLAFAAVGGPRLAGAGPGLQLLYMLPSFPPYDPGSLGVRLAGTTAGLALLVLAERYLFPEPAPPPYRELAARAADAAAHCARELAEPPYALSAAAAERAREAGTGLRSLKVPEADRPAGPGARDRALTHTGLAARTLLGRLSALHDPGQSAGEVLRGVALLSERTAGRLRLRADTGPGDAYRELAAARARLAAVPAGPAGPAALRRDAAVLEVADAALTTATAASLAVGGPVVADRVQPGRFWYARTPAVLLWWHRIRGHAVRRSVFFQNAVRIGLALAAARLVAGLDTLPHGFWATLAALSLTRTTVGETWSTIRIALAGTFAGALLTAGLLTVVGPHTAVYAVVLPLWMLFAFTVGPVRGVGWAQGLFTVLVAMVFAQLAPATWQLAEVRMADVLIGSVIGGVFGLLAWPRGAHDELGRATAGLLRRAAEIVVATSASVAAGGTGEGAVAARGYRSLRHALTMAESAYAQFQSEPVRFGAATPRPPGPDWQAALMTGHHVLWGADRLTAPPDRPAPPDGLGTGPAGPAPLGPEAAEGLTGIGDRVAGRMLLVSAHLDPGGDTPPVPAPLRDPAYRGLTAEPPGAPRRYYAAASWLDSLVADLERVTAPEGGTR, encoded by the coding sequence ATGGGTGGTGTGCCCAGGCGCTGGTTGCCGCCGGGCTACGCGGCCTCGGGGGTCCGGGCGGTGCGGGTGACGCTGGTCGCCGCCGCCGGGTTCTACCTGTTCCTGTACGGCTTCGGCTCCTCCGTCGCCGCCACCTACGCGCTGTTCTCGGCGGTGGCCCTCGCCGGGCTGTCGCGGATCCCCGGCACGGGGCCGCAGCGGGCCGCGACCGTGCTGCGGCTGGTGCCGGCGTGCTGGCTGCTGGTCGTGGCCGGCACCTTCCTGTCGGTGCGCACCTGGAGCGCCGTCGCCGGGATGCTCGTGATCGGCTTCGTACTGGCCTTCGCCGCCGTCGGCGGGCCGCGGCTGGCCGGAGCCGGGCCGGGACTGCAACTGCTGTACATGCTCCCGTCCTTTCCCCCGTACGATCCGGGCTCCCTCGGCGTCCGGCTGGCCGGCACCACCGCCGGGCTCGCCCTGCTCGTCCTGGCCGAGCGGTACCTCTTCCCCGAGCCCGCGCCACCGCCCTACCGGGAGCTCGCCGCCCGCGCCGCCGACGCCGCCGCGCACTGTGCGCGGGAGCTGGCCGAGCCCCCGTACGCGCTTTCGGCGGCCGCGGCCGAGCGGGCCCGCGAGGCGGGCACGGGCCTGCGGTCGCTGAAGGTGCCCGAGGCCGACCGGCCGGCGGGGCCGGGCGCGCGCGACCGGGCGCTGACGCACACGGGCCTGGCCGCGCGGACCCTGCTCGGTCGGCTCTCCGCGCTCCACGACCCGGGTCAGAGCGCCGGGGAGGTACTGCGCGGGGTGGCGCTGCTCTCCGAGCGCACCGCCGGCCGCCTGCGGCTCCGGGCGGACACCGGCCCGGGCGACGCGTACCGGGAACTCGCCGCGGCCCGGGCCCGGCTGGCCGCCGTCCCCGCCGGGCCGGCCGGCCCGGCGGCGCTGCGCCGGGACGCGGCGGTGCTGGAGGTGGCCGACGCCGCCCTGACCACGGCCACGGCCGCCTCCCTCGCCGTAGGGGGCCCGGTGGTGGCGGACCGGGTGCAGCCGGGGCGGTTCTGGTACGCGCGCACCCCCGCCGTGCTGCTGTGGTGGCACCGGATCCGGGGGCACGCCGTGCGCCGGTCGGTGTTCTTCCAGAACGCGGTGCGGATCGGCCTCGCGCTGGCCGCGGCCCGGCTGGTCGCCGGACTGGACACGCTGCCCCACGGGTTCTGGGCGACGCTGGCGGCGCTCTCCCTGACGCGGACCACCGTCGGCGAGACCTGGAGCACCATCCGGATCGCCCTGGCCGGCACCTTCGCCGGCGCCCTGCTCACGGCGGGCCTCCTCACCGTGGTCGGCCCGCACACGGCGGTGTACGCCGTGGTCCTTCCGCTGTGGATGCTCTTCGCCTTCACGGTGGGGCCGGTGCGGGGGGTGGGGTGGGCGCAGGGGCTGTTCACGGTGCTGGTGGCCATGGTGTTCGCGCAGCTGGCGCCGGCGACCTGGCAGCTGGCCGAGGTACGGATGGCCGACGTGCTGATCGGAAGCGTGATCGGCGGGGTGTTCGGGCTGCTGGCCTGGCCCCGGGGCGCCCACGACGAGCTGGGCCGCGCCACGGCGGGCCTGCTGCGCCGGGCCGCCGAGATCGTGGTCGCGACGAGTGCCTCCGTCGCGGCGGGTGGCACGGGGGAGGGGGCGGTGGCCGCACGGGGGTACCGGTCGCTGCGGCACGCGCTGACCATGGCCGAGTCGGCGTACGCGCAGTTCCAGAGCGAGCCGGTTCGCTTCGGGGCCGCCACCCCGCGCCCGCCCGGGCCCGACTGGCAGGCGGCCCTGATGACGGGCCACCACGTCCTGTGGGGCGCGGACCGGCTGACGGCCCCACCCGACAGGCCCGCCCCGCCCGACGGCCTGGGCACGGGGCCCGCGGGCCCGGCGCCCCTGGGGCCGGAGGCGGCCGAGGGGCTGACCGGCATCGGGGACCGGGTGGCCGGACGGATGCTGCTGGTGTCGGCGCACCTCGACCCCGGCGGGGACACCCCGCCGGTGCCCGCGCCGCTGCGCGACCCGGCCTACCGCGGACTCACGGCGGAGCCGCCCGGCGCGCCCCGCCGCTACTACGCGGCGGCCTCCTGGCTGGACTCCCTGGTGGCCGACCTGGAACGGGTCACGGCCCCGGAGGGCGGGACCCGCTGA
- a CDS encoding DUF1152 domain-containing protein translates to MLPRLSGALRPRLGLLDPYGGTRGLARQIAAAARWCRADRIDLVDVGGDIVAHGDEPTLRSPLGDALAVAACAETGLPASVYVAGPGLDNEVPLPDLLPRLGAPALTLGAAHTEVVAGVFDWHPSEAGALLVAAARGVRGVCGTRDAPRPVLLDATSRQVHRLTLDRVLGLSPLARALAGCRGLDEAEEASRAVCGFSEIARERRRAAHPGTPPARSRPDRDPAAVLDRFAAWERETLAQGIAYATTRRITEELDLTATEARALLTGLRKTVPGRHVPPLWRLAAG, encoded by the coding sequence CTGCTCCCGCGGCTGTCCGGGGCCCTGCGGCCGCGGCTCGGGCTGCTCGACCCGTACGGCGGCACGCGCGGCCTGGCCCGCCAGATCGCGGCGGCCGCCCGCTGGTGCCGGGCAGACCGGATCGACCTGGTGGACGTGGGCGGCGACATCGTCGCCCACGGGGACGAACCCACCCTGCGCAGCCCGCTCGGCGACGCCCTCGCCGTCGCCGCCTGCGCCGAGACCGGCCTGCCGGCCTCCGTGTACGTCGCCGGCCCCGGCCTCGACAACGAGGTGCCCCTGCCCGACCTGCTGCCCCGGCTCGGCGCGCCCGCCCTCACCCTCGGCGCCGCGCACACCGAGGTGGTGGCCGGGGTCTTCGACTGGCACCCCTCCGAAGCCGGCGCCCTGCTGGTCGCCGCCGCCCGCGGGGTGCGCGGCGTCTGCGGCACCCGGGACGCGCCCCGGCCCGTACTCCTCGACGCCACCTCCCGGCAGGTCCACCGGCTCACCCTGGACCGCGTCCTCGGACTCAGCCCGCTGGCCCGGGCGCTCGCCGGCTGCCGCGGCCTGGACGAGGCCGAGGAGGCGTCCCGCGCGGTCTGCGGCTTCTCGGAGATCGCCCGCGAACGCCGCCGCGCCGCCCACCCCGGCACCCCGCCCGCCCGGAGCCGCCCGGACCGCGACCCCGCCGCGGTCCTGGACCGGTTCGCCGCCTGGGAACGGGAGACGCTCGCGCAGGGGATCGCGTACGCCACCACCCGCCGGATCACCGAGGAGCTCGACCTGACCGCCACGGAGGCCCGCGCCCTGCTCACCGGCCTGCGCAAGACCGTGCCCGGGCGCCACGTCCCCCCGCTGTGGCGGCTGGCGGCAGGCTGA
- a CDS encoding thiopeptide-type bacteriocin biosynthesis protein: protein MTTTDAWHSHHVFLHCATEDTDAFLVRGAAPLLDGLVAAGEADRWFFIRYAEDGPHVRVRVRGLAPAAAARLPAELARAAGEVPSVPGPWTSAHGEVRAVPYVPETDRYGGPRALPLAEEVFADSSQVVLRVLRDLAAGGGGSARLTHAADLVHTTVQALGLDRLTAARWLRRHAAGWRWVTEVPLLPGASVHTRVNSVYAAQRSGLARRARGLRERLAQGTAAPWLGHWERRVRETDALLRAGLDPDAAPDATAWIWGSQLHMLFNRLGVTPDEERAVCRLAARTLLETGEPADYFPAGHTAPDLQYVERSKFQIGRNEDTALRTLPPGPPRYAPAAPELPLPAAPLPEVSLGAALTARASARGALGGPLTAPGLGALLWHALADRERGGAPLPEGSADTPVHRAYPSAGALYTARVRLLVLDVEGVPAGTYDCVPERRTLRLVGPAPATAEIASLSTYLSRPPTDPHWIGIDRVPVVLALYADLGLLRRRYGLRALRLALLETGHLAQNLLLTGTALGLAGTPLGGFHDDLAHELLGLDDLEQPLQYLLPLGRRAADG from the coding sequence ATGACCACGACCGACGCCTGGCACAGCCACCACGTCTTCCTGCACTGCGCGACCGAGGACACCGACGCGTTCCTGGTCCGCGGGGCGGCCCCGCTCCTGGACGGCCTGGTGGCGGCCGGGGAGGCCGACCGGTGGTTCTTCATCCGCTACGCGGAGGACGGCCCCCACGTACGCGTCCGCGTGCGCGGGCTCGCCCCGGCCGCCGCCGCGCGGCTCCCGGCCGAACTGGCGCGCGCGGCCGGGGAGGTGCCCTCGGTGCCCGGCCCCTGGACCTCCGCCCACGGCGAGGTCCGCGCCGTCCCGTACGTGCCCGAGACCGACCGGTACGGCGGCCCGCGCGCCCTGCCCCTCGCCGAGGAGGTCTTCGCGGACTCCTCCCAGGTGGTGCTCCGGGTCCTGCGCGACCTCGCCGCCGGGGGCGGCGGCTCGGCCCGCCTGACGCACGCGGCGGACCTGGTCCACACGACCGTGCAGGCGCTCGGCCTGGACCGGCTCACCGCCGCCCGCTGGCTGCGCCGGCACGCGGCCGGCTGGCGGTGGGTCACCGAGGTGCCGCTGCTGCCGGGGGCCTCCGTGCACACCCGCGTCAACTCCGTCTATGCCGCGCAGCGTTCCGGCCTGGCACGGCGTGCCCGGGGCCTGCGGGAACGGCTCGCCCAGGGCACCGCCGCACCCTGGCTGGGCCACTGGGAACGGCGGGTCCGCGAGACCGACGCCCTGCTCCGGGCCGGGCTGGACCCGGACGCGGCCCCCGACGCGACGGCCTGGATCTGGGGCTCGCAGCTCCACATGCTGTTCAACCGGCTCGGGGTGACCCCCGACGAGGAGCGGGCGGTGTGCCGGCTGGCCGCCCGCACCCTGCTGGAGACCGGGGAGCCGGCGGACTACTTCCCGGCCGGGCACACCGCCCCCGACCTGCAGTACGTGGAGCGCAGCAAGTTCCAGATCGGCCGCAACGAGGACACGGCCCTGCGCACCCTGCCGCCCGGGCCGCCCCGGTACGCTCCGGCCGCGCCGGAGCTGCCCCTGCCCGCCGCCCCGCTGCCCGAGGTCTCGCTCGGCGCCGCCCTCACGGCCCGGGCCTCGGCGCGCGGGGCGCTCGGCGGGCCCCTCACCGCCCCCGGCCTGGGCGCCCTGCTGTGGCACGCCCTGGCCGACCGGGAGCGCGGCGGGGCGCCGCTGCCCGAGGGCTCGGCCGACACCCCGGTCCACCGGGCCTACCCCAGTGCGGGCGCCCTGTACACGGCCCGGGTGCGGCTGCTGGTGCTCGACGTCGAGGGCGTTCCGGCGGGCACGTACGACTGCGTGCCCGAGCGGCGGACGCTGCGCCTCGTGGGCCCGGCCCCGGCCACGGCGGAGATCGCCTCGCTGTCGACGTACCTGTCCCGGCCCCCGACCGACCCGCACTGGATCGGCATCGACCGCGTCCCGGTGGTCCTCGCCCTCTACGCGGACCTCGGCCTGCTGCGCCGCCGCTACGGTCTGCGCGCCCTGCGCCTGGCCCTGCTGGAGACGGGCCACCTGGCGCAGAACCTGCTGCTCACCGGCACGGCCCTGGGCCTGGCCGGCACCCCGCTCGGCGGTTTCCACGACGACCTGGCCCACGAACTCCTCGGCCTGGACGACCTGGAACAGCCCCTCCAGTACCTGCTGCCGCTCGGACGCCGCGCAGCAGACGGGTGA